A window of Globicephala melas chromosome 2, mGloMel1.2, whole genome shotgun sequence genomic DNA:
GGTGTTTATAAAAACACAAGTCTGCTCCTTTTTCCTTCTACTGTCCTGGGTTCCCCAGGTCCTGCCTGAGTAGTGGGGTGGGAGCAGATGTTGGTGGGGGTGGCCTTCCCTCTGCACCCTGACTGCCCCGGCTCCCTGCAGAAGTCCCCAGCATGCAGGACATGCACACCAGCCCCAGGGACCCGTGGATGTCTCTGGTCCCACAGGAGGCCCCCACCTCAGGTGAGAAGCTCAGTGGAagcccccagccccgggccctTGAGATGGAGGTTGAGGGTGGCGGCAGGTGgtttggggggatggggagaggtgggTCTGATGCGGACACAGATGGAGGGTGAGGAGCCAGGTGGAGACATCACATGacctctgcttcctcttctctctaGATTTCAGAGACCAGTGGTGGGCACCCCAGGAGCAACCCTCAGCTCGGGGTAACCCCAGAGGCGACCAGAGCCCACACCTGCCAGCCCCGGGCCCAGCCCCATCTCTGCGGCATTCCTCACACCGGCAGCCCCTGCGGTCTGGCTTGGGCCCCCGTGACTGCAGACACAGCCCCCATGGGTGCTGCCCCGATGGCCACACTGCGTCTCTTGGGCCGCAGTGGCAAGGCTGCCCGGGGGCCTCATGTCAGCAGAGCAGGTGGgtgcctcttccttctccccaggtCGAAGAGGGAAGATGTGTGTTCAGGGGGTGTGTCTGATGCACGGGCAGTGTCTCTGCTCGGAGAGGGCGTGGGGTGGCTTAGCAGAGCTCCAGGCTGAGCTGCCCTGGTAGCGCAAAACCGAGGGCTTGGGTTCCTCTCGCTGAGCTCCTTAACGTGCTGGCTGTGGGCAAAACCCCCTGCTTTCTCTGCAGAAGTCAGCCTGTTGAGATGTAGCCTGAGGCTCTGGGAAGGCAAGTGGGCTATGATTCTAGCTCTCCGATCCAAACCAGGCCCCCAGTCCCTCAGAGGCTGTGGTGCTAAGGGCTGAGATTCCGTGCCCAGCAGCCTGGGGGTGGTTCTCAGCTCAGCCGCTTACCGGTTGCGTGCTGGGTGACTTGGGGCAAGTTATTAACCTCTTTGATCTTGGCTTCCTCTGCTGAGAATTGGGAACAATGACAGCCACTGACTGGGGTTCCTGTGAGGCTGAAACGAAtcacatggtgcctggcacatagaaggtgctTTGATATGTTCCTTCTTTCACCTTCCTTCCCAGCTCCTGGTTGGTGGAGGTGAACTAAGTGGTGGGCTCCTCTGACACCCTCTTCTGCCCCATCGCCCAACCGCTGACATTTTGTAAAAACTCCCTGGGAACCTGGTGTCTGGGCAGGTTCAGGTGCATTTCCCCCTCCTCGGCTTTGTGGTGGGCTGTGTGAGTTGAAGATCTCTCAATTACTAAGGGTTCAGCCCTGCGTATTGTTTTCCTGTCGCCCTCACTGGGAGCCTCTAAGCGGCCAGTGGACATGGCAGAGACTGGGGTTCACAAACCCGTCTCCCACGCGGATCTTCACCCGGTCAGGCCCTGGCTCAGGGAGCCTCAGAGCCCGGATCCTGGGATGCAGGAAGCTCAGGGTCCCTGGTaggggtgggggtcagggctgGGTGGTGAGGGGAGGGCTGTGTGATGTCTGTCTAGGTTCGGGTGCTGTCCTGACGGGGTGTCTGTGGCCGAGGGGCCCCATCAGGCTGGCTGTGCGAGCTCTTATGGACGCAGCAACACCGGGAGCAGGCCACAGTCGAGAGAGGTGGCTTCCACGGTAAGTGTCTGGTCACGTGAGGGGCAGGAGTCCAGCCCCCGAGCCTGCTCAGAGCCACTGCGACCCAGGCTCTGCAGCTTTAGCCTTGCAGAAAGGAGGTCCCTGAAGCCGGCTGGACTGGACCATCCTCTGGAGGGCATAGGGCTTCAGCGACAGGcctgggctggagctggggggTTCAGCCAACATTCTCCTGGCCTCTGATCTGCCCCCAGGGCTGGGGTTATGCTCCGTGCGTTCACTGTTCTGTCCCTCTTCGTGCCATCCTCTACCTGGCAGCCTAGAGTTCCCGCCAAGAGCCAGACTTATTTCCAACTTCCCAACCTTGGGcttcctccccaggcccagcagaATGAGCCCAGTAAGTGCCGGGTCTCCCAGTTCGGCTGTTGCTACGACAACATGGCCTCTGCGGTGGGCCCTCTTGGGGAAGGCTGTGTGGGCCAGCCCAGCTACAGTGAGTGGATGCCCCTTCCTGTCCTTCCTGGTGGGTAGGCTCTGGTCCCACTATGCTCGCCACCCCACCCAGAGCCGAGAACCTTCCTACTGCCTTGGTTATTGCTCTTTTCTTCCACAAATACTTACTGAtcacctactaggtgccaggccaGAGAACAGTGCAAGATTATTATCGTGTCCAACAGTTTGCACTTGTCACCGCCTGGTTGCTTGAGGGAGTTGGGGAGAGTTGTCAGTGGGGATTCCACAGAGAAGGAAGGCTGTGCTGCCCCCGGGGCTCAGCCCCCTCCAGAGACAGGGAGGTCAGGGCTGGGATGGATGGGGTGTCCCCACCCTGCCTGGGATGAGTCCTGGAAGGAGGGCTGTGAGGTGGGTGCATGGGTGGAGTGCCAGGGACCATCACAGGGACGTTGGAAGCCAGGTGGGCTGGTGGGCTGAGTCTGCAGGGGGCTGGGCACCTGGATGGGCTTTAAGCAGGGGCCAGCGTGGTCACATCTGAATGCGGAGAGGGAGCAGGCTGTGCCTGGGAGGAGGGTGATTGTTATGggcaggctgggggctggagaaGATTCAGAGCTGGTGAAGGGCCCTGGGAACAAGGGTGGGCCCCTCACTGGGCATCTTCACAGGCCTTTGGGGGCTCAGGGCTGGGTCCTCATTGTGAGCTAAGCACAGCAAGGTTTGGCCCTGGGGTTGCTCTGTGTGCGCCCTTGGGGCCTGGGTCAGGTGGGGAAGAGCACGAGGGAGCCTGTCCGGGGAGCTCATGGCCCTGACCTTTGGACGGCTCTAgttctgggggtggaggtggacgGGGATGATTGTGGAGGCTGCTGggttcccagcccagggcaggtCTGGGCAGTGAACAGACTGTCCCCAGGGCTGGTCAGGGGCCCAGTGTAGATGTGCTCCGTACCCTGGGAAGGGCCTCACTCCTACGTCCTGGGCAGCGTTTGCAGCTTCGTTACTGGGTCTCGGTGACCTGcgtcctccctgccccctcagtGTACCCTGTGCGGTGCCTACTGCCCAGTGCCCATGGCTCCTGCACGGACTGGGCCGCCCGCTGGTACTTCATCGCCTCCGTGGGCCAGTGTAACCGTTTCTGGTATGGTGGCTGCCACGGCAACGCCAATAACTTTGCCTCAGAGGAGGAGTGTGTGAGCAGCTGCCGGGGACCCCAACATGGGCCCCGCCGACACGACCCCGGGGCCTCTGGCCAAAGCACCCATAGAGACAGTGGCGGCAGCGGTCCTGGGGACCAGCAGGAGGCCAGCCGGCACGGGGCGGGGCCTGTTGTCCAGAGAAAGCCCTTGCCTTCCGGTGGCCTCTGGAGGCAAGATCAAGAGCCTGGGCCGGGGGCCGTGGACCACAGACAGGCCTTTGGAGAAGGGCCGCAGGGCCAGGAGCTTGGGCCCAGTGCCGCTGGACTGGGCGGAGACGCAGGACCACCAGTGCCACCTTCCCACAGCTCCTCCTACAGGTGAGGCCCACCTTCCCCAGGTGGGATGGGGGATTAGGGACCCAGGCCCAAGGGCTGAGCCTTTTGGAGCTAAAACCCTGAGGTCAGCTGGGCCCCCCTCCATCCCTAACCTGGAATCTTCCAAACAGCCCAGACTGGAGGGCCTTGCTACCATCAttctacagatggggaagctcAGGCTTTGGAGATATGAGACTTGCTTAGGGTCAGGCAATCGGTGGATGGTGGTGCCTAGACTCTCCAGCAGATCTTGCCGGTATAGCCCAGGGCCTGTCTAGTTGAGGCCTAGGTTATAAGCTTCATGACCTTTGGCAAGTCATCCAAATTCCcgaagcctcagtttcttgccCTGTAAAGTGGTGATGTGATCTCATAGGTTTAATGTGGGTCTCATTTGTTGTTAGTCTTGTGACTGTCATATTAATGAGATTTgggaagattaaaaacaaaataaataaaactttgaatTCCAAAGGGATCAGGCATGTGTTTAGCTCCCCATGGGAACCTGGTGTTGcttctctcccagcctctccATTCCCTGGGCTCTGTGCCTATTCTGTGCTCTGGCAGGAACAGGTTGAGGTAGCAATGCCTGGGGatattgggggggtgggggagggcggaCTCCTGAGTCCTCGGGCTTCTGGAGCTTGGCTTCCCCTGGGACCCTCTGGCCCCACCGGTGCCCAGGACGGGATGGGCACCAAGCTTTCTGTGTGGTGAAGTCTCTGGTCCCGGCACTCATGcagaccctccctcccacctttccagGATCACCCTGGCAGGCTCGGAGCTCTCCCTGGTACAGGTGGCTCTGGGGCAGCTGGTGCGGCTCTTCTGCCCAGATAACAGCTCCCTGGACCCCCACGCCAGGTGGCAGAAAGACGGGCGGCCTATCTCCTCTGCCAGGTGTGTGTGCAGCCTGCACAGCCCCTCTGATCTCCTGGGACGGGTGGGTGAGTGTGGGGCGACGGCGCCTCTTGTAGGAGCCAGGCTCATCGTTGCCTCAGGAGCCCAGAGCTCAAGCGCCCTCTCTTCATTCAGGCACCAGCTGCAGCCCGATGGCTCCCTGGTCATCAGCCCCCTGCGGGCAGAGGACACTGGCACCTACAGCTGTGGCAGCACCAGGCCAGTCCGTGACTCTCAGAAGATCCAGCTTCGCATCACAGGTCTCTGTCCCCAGCCCCCCGCAGTGGGTCTCACGGGCCCCGGGGTGGGGTACCGGCCGGGAGGGCCTGGGCCGGGGGGCCTCGACACTGGAGGACTAGTGTTTCCTTGGGCCAAGGCCTCCTGGTGGCAGGGACCACATGCTCCAGCTGGGCTGGGGCGGATGTGTTGCCCCTCGTGGCCCTCATTTCTCTATTGGTTCCCCACGGGCCCCATGGCCCACCCTTCCTtccacccccttctccccacagctCACCCCTTGCTTCTCCCCACAGCTCACCCCTTGCTTCTCCTTGCCTCATGACAGGGGGTGACGTGGCCATGATTCCTGAGGCTGAACCAAGGCACTTCCCTCAGGCCAGGGACCCAGCCCAGGGCCACAGTCCTCGGGACCCCAGCCTAGGGGGCAGTTCTGGGGGCCGGGGGGCCGTCTCCTCCTCGCACCCATGGCCCACGAGCAGGTAACAGTGTGCAGTGCTGTCTCGCTCTTGGTCTGCCCCACTGAGGCCGGGGTTAGGGGACGTCTTGGGGAGAgcggggggagggtgggtggtcCCAGGCCAGCGTGTGCTGTGAGCGGGCTTGCTGGTGCCTGCTCAGGGCTCTgtgaggggagggctggggaagcATGGCTCCTGGAGCTCAGCttctggaggaggaaggggacccCGCCCACCACCCTGAGTCGTGGGGAACGGagccagggcctggcccaggccTCAGGAGCCGAGGGAGGGGAGGACACCGGCAGCTAGAGGGCCTGAGAAGGCCTTGAAGAAGGGCAGTTTACGGAGGGGACGCAGAGAGCTGGGGGTGCCCAAGTCAAGGACCTGGAGGCAGACGCGCAGGTCGGTCGGGCGGGGGACAGTCGGAGGTTCTGGGTGGGGAGGTGAGATAAGCCACAGGTGTCTTTTAGACCTGGTCCAAGATGTCCCAACCGGAACAAAGGGGTGATGTTGGGAAGCGGAATCTggctggagagggggaaggggccCACGAGGCTGTGCGGAGGTCCCGTCCCCTGacgtgggtgggagtgggggagaggcagCTGCAAGGACCCCCTCACGGCCATGGGGTGCTTGCTCTGCAGGCTGCGTCTGGACCGGCACCAGCCTGGGGTGGTGGACGCCCATCCAGGCCAGCAGATCCGGCTGACCTGTCGTGCTGAGGGCTTCCCACCCACAAGCGTCGAGTGGCAGAGAGATGGGCAGCCCCTCTCTTCTCCCAGGTTCGTTCAGCTCCTTTCCCCTCCCGCCTGGCCGGCCTCCAGCCGCACCCCCACTgggggagggagctgcaggtgccCCCTGGTCctgaggagggccccagggccCCTTGAGGGTTGGAGCTGTGGCGTCGGGCTCCTCGGGGCAGACCGCATTTGGGTCTCTGGGCCTTTCTGGACTGTGGTTAGCGGACAGAAGTAAGGGCCTGCTAACAGAGGTGACAGCTGAGCGAGGAAACAGAGGCGGACACACTTCTGGCCGTAATCCCAAGGGCTCACGTTTACTGGGCCCGTTCGGAGGTGAGGCTTTTCTCCTCCTATGACCTGCAGAGGAGACCAAATAGGTGGGTGCTAGTTCATCCCCATTTGACATGCACAAGCTGAACACCACACAGCTCCTAAGTGGTAGAACCAGAACCGAGCCTAGTAAACAAGTGTAGCAAAAACTAGAAACCCAAACCAGAATTATTTTGTATCAGAAAACTTGACTTGTTTATTCAGGCTCTAAAGTCAGGCATCTTTAAGGAGAGTGCCAGCAGCTGGAGGGCCTGAGGGCTGGAGGCCTACTGGCCCTTGGTCAGATCCCAGTGACAGCAGGGGCTGCTCAGCCTCTCACCAGGGGAGGGAAGAtcctgcccctcctgccccctgccGGGCACCTTGGGGTGGGGACACCTGATTGTGCTTGGCCCCCAGACACCAGCTGCAGTCCGACGGCTCCCTGGTCATCAGCCGCGTGGCTGTGGAAGATGGAGGCTTCTATACCTGTGTTGCAGTCAACGGGCAGGACCGAGACCAGCGCTGGGTCCAGCTCAGAGTTCTGGGTAAGGCGGCAGTCCCGGGCGGGAGGGTGAGTGTGGCCGGTGGCCTCTGAGGTCAGGTGGGCCAGGATGGGCGTGGTGGCTGACAGTGCCCCCTCCTTGGGCCCAGGGGAGCTGACAATCACAGGGCTGCCCTCTACGGTGATGGTGCCAGAAGGTGACACGGCCAGGCTGCTGTGTGCGGTGGCGGGCGAAAGCGTGAACATCAGATGGTCCAGGTAAGGCTCTGCTCCAGGCAGGCCTGGCCCTCGGGCCCTCGTACCTGAGGTGGTACAGCCCAGACAGAGGGGGTGCACCTTCCTGCGGGATGCTGCGGtcaccactgccccctccccttaTTCTTCCACTCCTGCCTCCCGGCCTGGTGTCAGGGAAGGGGCCACAGCGCCCTCATACCGACGCCCGGAAGCCCCCTGGGACTGCTCTTTTCTGTTGGTCGGGCTACCCCgggtttctcaacctcggcaCTATTGAGATTTTGGGCTGACACGTTCGTCTGTTGGGGTGCACTGGAGGACGTCTAGCAGCGTCCAGGCCATCTACCTGCCAGATGCCAGTGGCACTCCCTCCCAAGTCATGGCAATAAAAagtctccagatgttgccaaatgtctcctgggtgACAGAATCTCCACTGGCGTTGAGAAACCCTGGGCTGCACACAGCTTTGAGGACTTCAGTGGTCTTTCACCCCAAATCTGTTggtcttttattcattcagcgtTTTTTTGCCCACTTCCTCCTTGCAGTATGTCAGGACTAGGCTAGGCTCTGGGGATCCTGGGGTAATCTGAGTCCCCCAAAAACTCCCAGGCAGGAGATGGCCCAGTGTCCCCCAGGCTCCAGAGGTTTGCCTTAAGTGCGTCTGTGTACAGTGGGGTGAGGCTGTCTCCTGTCTGGGAGAATGGATGAAGGGAAGGATGTTCTTGGTCAAGCCTCAAGGGTGAGTATTGGAGCGATGATGCCAGGATGGGAATGGGCCTGCACACTGGCAGGAACGGTGAGGGGCACGGAGGTCAGCTGCCTCTCTGTGGCCTTGATGCCAGGGAAGGTGGTGGGAGCCTCTGCAGGCTTCTCAGCTGGTGCCCTCAGCCGGCCCTGCCCTGATCAGCTGTGGCTGTGATTATCCTATCAGGCCTGGAGCTTCCCAGCAGCAAACATGCTCAGGACACCCctcttcaaaacaaacaaacataaacacaCCCTCCTCTGACCCAGTGTTTCCCTGCAGTGGGGTCCTATATTGCGTCCCCTTCATGCACGGCTGTTCACATTATCTTGGTCTGCTCACCTCCCTGCTGGCAGCTCAGCCCTTGCCCCGGGGCCTCTCCTCCACCCCCGCACCCCCATGCCAGGGACACTGCCCTGACCGAGGTCACCAGTACCTCCCTGTTCCTCAGTCCTTGAACAGACTCAGTCCCACATGACCTGCAGTCTCCTTCCTGCTTCTACGGCTGCAGCTTCTGTTTTACTGGCCCGCTCATCACATCCCTCTCTCTGAGAGGCTCTTGTACCTTGAGGTCTGTCCTTGGTCCTTGGTCCTCGGTCCTCGGCTTTTCTCTAACTTCACCTTGGGTAGCCCTGTAGACATGAAGTTTCCAGGACCATCACTGCTGAGACACTACCTGGGTCCAGACCTCAAACCTGATGGCTCCTGGTGTCTCAGAGCACCCGAAATGCGAAATGGGGGAAAATAACCTCACCATTCACTCCTCATCCTGCCCTGGGTCTCCCCACGGTGGAGGTGCACCACCACTGCCCAGTAACCAAGCTAGGAACCTGCTACCCTTGATCTCTTCTTCTCCCCCACCTCTGACCCTCACCCAGGTCCCTTTGCTTTACTGTCTGTCTCGTCAACCTGTGTGCACACCTGCGGCAGCCACTCACCTGGCCTCTGCCCTCGGGCTTGTCCCTGCCCCACGCTGCGGTTGGTGATCCTTTCCAAGCACACGTGGCGTTGTCAGTCCTGCTCAGCTCACACCCCTCGCTTACCCCCAGGATCCGGTCCGGACTCCTGACAGGAGCCGTGCGCACTTCCTCCCACACCCACTCTCCTCGCTGCAGCCATGGCCTTCCTTCAAACCCCCAGGTCCCCGTGTCCTCCTGTCAGCCAGCCGCTCCTCCTCACCCTCAGGTCAGGCCTCGGCCAGCTGTCCTCCTTAGGGAAGGCTCCCCTACCACCTGCACCCCGCCCCACCTCGCTGGAGGCAGGATGCTCGTGTCCTTCATCCCGCTGCTTAGAGGACCTCTGTGGacgaagagggagagagagactccTGTGGGGATAAGGGGCAGATCTGCAGTCACTTAGATCAGCTGGTGTGAGTCCACCTCACTTCCAAGGTATTTTGCTTCGGCGTTGCTGGTCTATCATCTTGGTACCAGACCCATCCCTTCCTTAAAGTGAGGGGCTGCAAAGAGGGAGTCGTTGGCTCTGGAGTGGCCTTGGATCACCACCTCCCCCTGGCCCCGCGAGGGCTGGCACAGCTTCCCAGGGCCTGGACAGCTCTCCCAGTGTCCTCTCCCCCCTAGGAATGGGCTGCCGGTGCGGGCCGATGGCCACCGTGTCCACCAGTCCCCAGATGGCACACTGCTGATCCACAACCTGCAGGCCAGGGACGAGGGCTCCTACACATGCAGCGCCTACCGTGGAAGCCAGGCGGTCAGCCGCAGCACCGAGGTGAAGGTGGTCCCGCCGGGTAAGGAAGGCCTACCCCAGGCATCTGCTTGTCCTTGAGAGCTGGCTGCTTGCTGCAGAATGCGGAGGGGGCAGGCTCTGCAGTCCAGGGGACTCAACTCCAAGTCCTGCCTCACCTTGCCAGTTCCTGGTAGTGTGACTTGGAGCAGGCCAGTTATCATGGGGCTTGAAACAGCCTGGGAGAGAACTGCCAGGGCCTTTCCGTGCTGGTCAGCCTGGATGGTCAGGCCTGGCTACCTCCTGTCTGTGGGGCTGAGGCTGGAATTGGCCAGGCTAAAGGTTGAAGTCTGGTAGAAATGTTGCTTAGTGAGCGGGACTGACAGTGGGCTTCCAGTCTGAGCTCCTTCAGACAGCAACTGGGCCGCACACGTCCCAGGGCCCAGCGCAGTGTCTGCATCACCAGGTGCTCAGAGACTCAGTGATGGAGTACGTGCCTGCGTGAAGGCGTTGCCTTGGCCAAAGCACCGTCCTGTAGGGGCCACTTTTCACCTCTGTCCTGCCCAGCAAATAGATCCTTGTCTGTGTATTTACCAAACTTACGAGACTTGAGACAGGGCCAGAAGGCAGATTTATGAGAGAAGGAGAGCTGTTAGGAGGATCCAGATGGGCATGTTTGTGATTAGCTATAGACATGTCTACCTGGGAAGCTAAACTGTAATTAGAAATTTGGTTGATGCTGAAGTTTGGTGGGGCTCCTGATGTGGTGTGACGTGACTGCCTTCCTGGATAGGACACTATGGCCTCAGTCCAGCTGCCTTTCTCCCGCCCCGTTAGATGAGCGTTGCTAAtcttactttttttgtgtgtgggcgGTGGGGGGGAACCTTTCTTGATGAgaagctctctctctccctcctttaaCAGTGTTCGTTCCATCGATTAGGCTGCATGTTATCTGCTGTCACGCATGTAAGCTTTTTGTAGCATTTCACTGCTTGAGGCTGTCTCACTGTGCCCTATTCGTGGTTTGGTGGCATGTTGGAACTGCAGTGTTCGAATCAGGGTGGGGGGCCTTGAGCTAGTCACACTCTGGTGTAAGGGACATACTTCTACTGTGAAGACCTCTCAAGCTTTTTGCCTAAAAGTTTAGggtgagaaacagaaaatatcgtAAGGTTAAAACATAGCGGGGGACGGTCACTCACACTACTCTAAGTGAGTGGGAATGCTATGGGGCAAAACAGTTACATGCGCACATTCTAGCCATGGTTACTATGTGCCccaggtgctattattatctccacttcagataagaaaactgagaaacagagagCTTAAGTAATATTAATTTGCCCAGAGACCCCCGGCTAGAAGTGGCAGAGCCATGATGGCGCCCAGGCAACCAGCGTGCTTCACCAGCAAGCCCAGCACCTCCTCACCTCTGGCCGTGATGGGTCCAAGGGCTGCAATGGCTGAGATAAAGTTGATACCAATGTTATGATTTTTAAGAATAGGCATAGGTGGCTTGCTCTTTATGTAAACGTAAGTAGTTCATACTCTTGTATTATCGGTATTACTTTATACAGCCGTCCACTTGTTAGGTATGGCCTTTCAGTTGTATTTTaggagggagcaggggagaggGCATGGAGTAGGCCATCCCCAGCCCCGTGAGATGACTTCAGGGAGGTGCTGCTCAGGCCTAAGCCAAGCTGAGTCATAAGAGCCCCTTCCAGAAAGAAAAGGCCACTTCAGTGCTAAGATGAAGCAGCAGGATGAAACTCTCACAGGGATTTATAAGATACTGAAGCTTCCAGTAAATTCAGAGGGGGAGGCAACCAGCACTTTGTGCTCGATGTAGTCTCAGTGCCACAGTTCACAGCCTGTCCTCCTGTCAGCTTGCCTAATACTCTTTGCTGTCTCCGGGGGAAgtggaaaaattggaaagatGGGGAACTAAGTGACTAAGCTGGGGCTATTGAAGGCACAAAACTTTTGAGGTAGGAGGAAACCAGTAGTGAAAGAGAACACAGCCTTTGCCGACTCAACTGTGCTTAGGGCTGACCCTGCTCTCTCTTCTGCCCCATCCACAGGCTGCAACAGTGTCGTCCAGCTCTTCGGGTCTCAATGGTCAGGGCAGGGGGTTAACTTCCAGAGATGTTTAATCGTCCAGGCAGTCAATATTTGGGAGTCTGTGATGGGCTGTGCACTGGGCGGAAGCTGCAAAAGAATGGGAGGACAACTGCATGCTGAAGTGAGGCCAGTGACAATGGAAACTGAGAGCCCTCCCATAGCTGTACATACAGGTGTCACAAGGTTACAGTGTGACAGCACTTTCCTTTCAGGGAAacgaaatgaaatgaaatagtaGGGGAGAGTTCTCAGCCTACACAGAGCTTTCTTACCACCCTCTCTCCCCCGCTGTCTTGCAGCACTGGCCACCGTGCCGAGGGACCCTGGCAGGGAGTGCATCGACCAGCCGGAGCTGGCCAACTGTGATTTGATCCTGCAGGCCCGGCTCTGCGGCAATGAGTACTACTCCAGCTTCTGCTGTGCCAGCTGTTCCCGGGTCTAGCCTCCTGCTCAGCCCATCTGGCAGCAGGGATATAACTCAcagggctgggagaaggggagaCAGGCTCTCAGTCTCCCCTGTCTGGCTGGCAAAGGGAGTTCTCCTCCGGAGACACTGGCCTCTTCAAAGCTGCTCCGGCAGTTGAGCACCAGCGGCAGCCTCCCTCTGTAGTCCCAGCAGTGTTTGCTTCTCTGACGTACCACAAGCACCTGCTGAGTTGTCAAGAAGAAGCATCTATTTGGATAAGGACATCCTTCACTTTACAACTTCCCTCTAAAATTTGTTACACAGGATCAGTTCACTGTGTTTTAAAGAAAGCCACCAGGGTTCTCACTTCATTTAAAGCTGTGTGGGGAGGTGTGTAATGATCTCAAAGTTAATACCTATCTTCTACGGGAACACTAACTCCTGTTGTGTCAGGGAAGCATACTTTGATAGAACTAGGTCTCATCTGGGGTCCAAACAGCGGTTCATTGCTCTAGCCTCTCTCGCCCTTCTAGGTAGTATAGCAACCAGCTTCAAATCCCATCTGTGCATATGGTCATTAATAGCATGATGTTTGTGAAAACTGTCGACGAAGTGGAATATAAATGAAAGGCCCAGTATAGGGATTTGGGATGAAACAGCAGCCACTGCATCATTATCTGAGTATGAAAGAACTAGAAAAGCGCCTTCCTTTCATCAAGAGGCTGGATGGAGCCTTCCTCCCGAGGCAGACAGGCAAAGCCAAGCCGTGAGGATCGTCTCACACCTGCAGGGAGCAGGTGAGCCTGTTCGGTGCAGTGACCACCAAGGAGCCTCTCCTCCTCAAGCCAGTATGTCTGATGCAAAATACTTGCTGCCAGATAAAAAGcagactgttgggcttccctggtggagcagtggttaaggatccgcctgccaatgcaggggacgcaggtctgagccctggtccaggaagatcccacatgctgcagagcaactaagcccgcgagccacaactactgaagcccgtgtgcctagagcccgtgctccgcgacaagagaagccaccgcaatgagaagcccacgcaccgcaacagagagtagcccctgctcgctgcaactagagaaagcctgtgttgcagcaacaaagatccaactcagccaaaaataaataagtaaataaaacaaaaacactattatAAAAAACAGCACCAGCAGGATGGGGGGGGAACCAATGGAGTGGAGCGCAATGTAATACAGGGAAGTGGTTTCAGAAATGGTTTGAGTTGGAAGAGGTCATTCTTCCTCTCTTGGAGCCTCTTAATTCCTTGCTGCTAAATCAAGAGGCCTGGTTTCAGTGAGTTTCCGAGTTTCTTTCCACTTTAACCTTCTACACATCCTCCAGAGGACTGGCTGGGCCTAGTAACAGAGGTTATTCTGGGACACAAGAAAGACAGGCATTACAGGGAAAGGTGACTTTTTTATTACCAACACACTGGCTGGAAAAGACAAACAGCTGCATCATGGGTGAGTGATACTTCTTCTTGGTCTACCTCTCATTCAACAAAAGAAATGTGGTGGCACaggtctttttttcatttttaaaaaaatattgaggtGCATCCCTTTCCCTAACCATGGCTGGTTTTGCTGTAGAAACTGGAAAATAAGGGCTACCTTCTTGGACTCCCCCGTTCTTTAGTTAAACTAGTATTTGGCAAATTTGTGACAC
This region includes:
- the PAPLN gene encoding LOW QUALITY PROTEIN: papilin (The sequence of the model RefSeq protein was modified relative to this genomic sequence to represent the inferred CDS: substituted 1 base at 1 genomic stop codon), giving the protein MQLLLLTLLLLPQAPGSSAPRVRRQSDTWSSWGSWSPCSRTCGGGVSFRERPCYSQRRDGGSGCVGPSRSHRSCRTESCPDGARDFRAEQCAEFDGQEFQGRRYKWLPYYGAPNKCELNCIPKGESFYYKHREAVIDGTPCEPGKRDICVDGSCRVVGCDYNLDSSKREDKCLQCGGDGTTCYPVTGVFDANDLSRGYNQILIVPVGATSIRIEEAAASRNFLAVKSVRGEYYLNGHWTIEGARALPVASTVLHYERGAEGDLAPEQLHARGPTSEPLIIELISQEPNPGVRFEYHLPLSSPRPGFSWSHGSWGDCSATCGRGQQTRPVFCIIDNEVYPEHLCRHQPRPADRRPCSPQPCPHTKRWKTGPWTPCSASCEGGSQSRTVYCVSSDGAGVQEAAEDTECAALPEKPPTTQACNLQRCTAWSAEPWGECSVSCGAGVRRRTVTCRGGEGSLLHATACSLEDRPPLTEPCVHDSCPLLSDQAWHVGAWGLCSTSCSSGTRRRQVGCAIGPPGLCGSLQPSRPADVEPCNTQPCHLPPEVPSMQDMHTSPRDPWMSLVPQEAPTSDFRDQWWAPQEQPSARGNPRGDQSPHLPAPGPAPSLRHSSHRQPLRSGLGPRDCRHSPHGCCPDGHTASLGPQWQGCPGASCQQSRFGCCPDGVSVAEGPHQAGCASSYGRSNTGSRPQSREVASTAQQNEPSKCRVSQFGCCYDNMASAVGPLGEGCVGQPSYMYPVRCLLPSAHGSCTDWAARWYFIASVGQCNRFWYGGCHGNANNFASEEECVSSCRGPQHGPRRHDPGASGQSTHRDSGGSGPGDQQEASRHGAGPVVQRKPLPSGGLWRQDQEPGPGAVDHRQAFGEGPQGQELGPSAAGLGGDAGPPVPPSHSSSYRITLAGSELSLVQVALGQLVRLFCPDNSSLDPHARWQKDGRPISSARHQLQPDGSLVISPLRAEDTGTYSCGSTRPVRDSQKIQLRITGGDVAMIPEAEPRHFPQARDPAQGHSPRDPSLGGSSGGRGAVSSSHPWPTSRLRLDRHQPGVVDAHPGQQIRLTCRAEGFPPTSVEWQRDGQPLSSPRHQLQSDGSLVISRVAVEDGGFYTCVAVNGQDRDQRWVQLRVLGELTITGLPSTVMVPEGDTARLLCAVAGESVNIRWSRNGLPVRADGHRVHQSPDGTLLIHNLQARDEGSYTCSAYRGSQAVSRSTEVKVVPPALATVPRDPGRECIDQPELANCDLILQARLCGNEYYSSFCCASCSRVXPPAQPIWQQGYNSQGWEKGRQALSLPCLAGKGSSPPETLASSKLLRQLSTSGSLPL